A window of the Sporosarcina sp. FSL K6-2383 genome harbors these coding sequences:
- the fadH gene encoding 2,4-dienoyl-CoA reductase → MFADKVIIVTGGSNGMGKYMAKKFADEGAQVVITGRDLDRLKAAQEEIGNHAHPFQMDVRNVESIEALITFTDKKFGRIDGLINNAAGNFIVRAEDLSANGWKSVIDIVLNGTFYCSSAVGKYWIDKGQKGSILNMLATYAWDAGPGVVHSAAAKAGVMSLTRTLAVEWGRSYGIRVNGIAPGPIDRTGGAEKLWESEQAAKRTIASIPLGRLGQPEEIAELAAFIISDKASYMNGEIVTLDGGQWLNQFPF, encoded by the coding sequence ATGTTTGCTGACAAAGTGATAATCGTGACGGGCGGATCAAATGGTATGGGGAAGTATATGGCGAAGAAATTTGCGGATGAAGGTGCGCAGGTCGTCATTACTGGAAGAGATTTGGATCGACTAAAGGCAGCGCAAGAGGAAATCGGCAATCATGCACATCCATTCCAGATGGATGTACGCAATGTCGAATCGATTGAAGCACTGATTACTTTTACAGATAAGAAATTTGGTCGCATTGATGGGCTTATTAATAATGCAGCAGGAAATTTTATTGTACGGGCAGAGGACTTGTCAGCGAATGGCTGGAAGTCTGTCATTGATATTGTGTTGAATGGGACATTTTATTGTTCAAGTGCTGTCGGTAAGTATTGGATTGACAAAGGGCAAAAGGGATCGATTTTGAATATGCTGGCGACATATGCATGGGATGCAGGTCCTGGCGTCGTGCATTCAGCGGCCGCAAAAGCAGGTGTCATGTCGTTAACGCGTACACTGGCTGTTGAATGGGGTAGAAGTTATGGCATCCGTGTCAATGGCATTGCACCAGGTCCGATTGATCGTACAGGCGGAGCAGAGAAACTGTGGGAGTCCGAGCAAGCAGCAAAACGTACAATCGCTTCGATTCCACTTGGTCGATTAGGGCAGCCGGAAGAAATTGCGGAGCTTGCCGCGTTCATCATATCTGATAAGGCATCCTATATGAACGGTGAAATCGTAACACTGGATGGCGGGCAATGGCTGAACCAATTTCCGTTCTGA
- the cbpB gene encoding cyclic-di-AMP-binding protein CbpB — MISVNNRDFLFTPVADYIISSEKVAHVQLGNNAEHALLVLTKTGYSALPVLDAKYHLKGLLGIGMITDSILGLERIEYERLADLKVDTIMQTDIPYIKTTDRFQKGLDLLINHTFLCVVEEDGTFAGILTRRVILKQFKKYIYSVVE, encoded by the coding sequence ATGATTTCTGTAAATAACAGGGATTTTCTCTTTACGCCAGTTGCGGATTATATTATATCATCAGAGAAGGTTGCACATGTCCAACTAGGCAATAATGCAGAGCATGCACTGCTCGTCCTAACGAAAACTGGTTATTCGGCTTTGCCTGTCCTCGATGCGAAGTATCATTTAAAAGGTCTACTTGGGATTGGGATGATTACGGATTCGATTTTAGGACTTGAGCGTATTGAATATGAACGTTTAGCTGATTTAAAAGTCGACACAATTATGCAGACTGATATTCCCTATATAAAGACGACTGATCGATTCCAAAAAGGGCTAGATCTTCTTATCAATCACACTTTCCTTTGTGTAGTAGAGGAAGATGGAACGTTTGCCGGTATATTAACACGACGTGTTATTTTGAAACAGTTTAAAAAATATATCTATTCCGTTGTTGAATAA
- a CDS encoding MDR family MFS transporter, producing the protein MNKNKVTNRPLVLISVMLAMFVGAVEATIVTTAMPAIAADLGGFSRYSWIFSAYLLMSTVTVLIYGKLADLFGRKPILFIGLTLFLIGSILCGFAVSMEQLIIFRLIQGFGAGAVMPIATTIVGDIYTTEERAKVQGYLSSVWGISAVSGPVIGGLIVQYMNWKFVFWVNVPLGILAMLGILLFLHEPKRQQKVSIDYKGAALLTLSLSAILFWLSEGGQSFSRLSLTSIVLIVGGISLFMFFIKVERQAEDPMMPFAIWKNPVILYANLVSLTSGVILIGISSYLPTFVTGVMEQPAIIAGFTLTAMSIGWPIASSVAGHLLIRYGTFTVSFFGGLSLILGTMLFVFMDAGSGPWWAAVASFFVGIGMGLTSTSFIVTIQGAVPHERRGSATAANMFMRNFGNTIGAALFGAVLNGSLMARLENEKSTMGLEDVNLLLTDENREMLSKNHLFMLQDALDNSLQWVYIAVAAFAIISFLLILRIPRGKGLLHDND; encoded by the coding sequence ATGAACAAAAACAAAGTGACAAATCGACCATTAGTGCTTATATCCGTTATGTTGGCAATGTTTGTTGGGGCGGTTGAGGCAACAATTGTAACGACGGCTATGCCTGCAATTGCTGCTGATTTAGGTGGTTTCTCAAGATATAGTTGGATATTTTCAGCGTATTTATTAATGAGTACGGTTACAGTCCTAATCTATGGAAAGTTAGCTGACTTATTTGGTAGGAAGCCGATACTATTCATCGGTTTAACGCTTTTTTTAATCGGTTCAATTCTTTGTGGTTTTGCGGTGTCAATGGAGCAATTAATCATTTTTCGTCTTATTCAAGGTTTTGGTGCTGGTGCTGTTATGCCGATTGCGACGACGATTGTTGGTGATATCTATACAACGGAAGAGCGTGCAAAAGTTCAAGGTTATTTATCAAGTGTGTGGGGGATTTCCGCCGTGTCGGGCCCTGTCATTGGTGGACTAATCGTACAATATATGAATTGGAAATTTGTTTTTTGGGTCAATGTACCACTAGGTATTTTAGCGATGCTTGGTATTTTACTATTCCTTCATGAGCCGAAACGACAGCAGAAAGTTTCAATTGATTATAAAGGAGCTGCACTACTTACTCTATCGTTATCTGCTATTTTATTTTGGTTGAGTGAAGGAGGACAGTCGTTTAGTCGGCTTTCTTTAACAAGTATCGTCCTTATAGTAGGTGGAATTTCATTATTTATGTTTTTCATAAAGGTGGAACGACAGGCTGAAGATCCTATGATGCCGTTTGCCATTTGGAAAAACCCTGTGATTCTTTATGCAAATTTGGTGTCCTTGACATCAGGTGTTATTTTGATAGGGATATCTTCATATTTACCAACCTTCGTTACAGGGGTGATGGAGCAGCCTGCGATAATCGCTGGCTTTACATTGACTGCTATGTCCATTGGTTGGCCAATTGCATCTTCTGTTGCAGGACACTTACTAATCCGTTACGGAACGTTTACCGTGTCATTTTTTGGCGGGCTGTCGCTCATCTTGGGTACGATGTTGTTTGTGTTCATGGATGCGGGCTCCGGTCCATGGTGGGCTGCAGTTGCGAGCTTTTTTGTCGGTATTGGCATGGGGTTGACCAGTACATCATTCATTGTCACTATACAAGGCGCGGTTCCCCATGAGCGTCGAGGATCTGCGACTGCCGCGAATATGTTCATGCGCAACTTTGGTAATACAATTGGTGCTGCACTTTTTGGAGCTGTGTTAAATGGTTCGTTAATGGCCCGTTTGGAGAATGAAAAATCAACTATGGGGTTGGAAGACGTCAATTTGTTATTGACGGATGAAAATAGGGAAATGTTATCAAAAAACCATTTATTTATGCTGCAAGATGCATTGGATAATTCCTTGCAATGGGTATATATCGCAGTTGCAGCTTTTGCAATCATCAGTTTTCTTCTTATATTACGGATTCCACGTGGGAAGGGGTTATTACATGACAACGACTGA
- a CDS encoding LysR family transcriptional regulator — MTTTELEIIKALAEEGNMRKASERLFLSQPALSQRLQTIEKEWGTLLFIRSQKGLEPTPAGELVIAHARETILKKEETFAMIASMADKVHGTLKIACASIIGQTWLPQVLKEYVEMYPDAKISLMTGWSSEIVKALYEGEAHVGIVRGQVDWKSHKTYLFRDHLYLVDREITSIDELKDTDRPFIQFKSDSNYFMEIQRWWQRHFPKNPGRQITVDQIETCKQLALNGIGYAILPSITLRGDEDVNKMPLLNSEEEFELTRDTWLIGYESSFALKQVDAFAQIVQTHAERLRKDYK, encoded by the coding sequence ATGACAACGACTGAACTTGAAATTATTAAAGCACTTGCTGAAGAGGGCAATATGCGGAAAGCGTCGGAACGTTTATTTTTATCGCAGCCGGCATTGTCTCAACGCTTGCAAACCATTGAAAAAGAATGGGGTACTTTGTTGTTCATTCGCTCACAGAAAGGGCTTGAACCGACACCAGCAGGTGAGTTGGTCATCGCTCATGCGCGGGAAACTATTTTGAAAAAGGAAGAAACGTTTGCGATGATTGCTTCAATGGCGGATAAGGTGCATGGGACATTGAAAATTGCTTGTGCATCTATCATCGGACAAACGTGGCTACCACAAGTATTGAAGGAATATGTCGAGATGTATCCTGATGCAAAAATATCTCTTATGACAGGCTGGAGCTCGGAAATCGTGAAGGCTTTGTATGAAGGGGAAGCGCATGTTGGCATTGTACGTGGGCAAGTGGATTGGAAAAGCCACAAAACATATTTATTCCGTGACCATCTTTATCTTGTAGATCGCGAGATTACATCTATTGATGAGTTGAAGGATACAGATCGGCCATTTATCCAATTTAAAAGTGATTCAAATTACTTCATGGAAATCCAACGCTGGTGGCAACGTCATTTTCCGAAAAATCCAGGGCGTCAAATTACAGTCGATCAAATTGAAACATGTAAACAACTAGCGTTAAATGGAATTGGCTACGCTATTTTACCGTCCATTACATTGAGGGGTGACGAGGATGTCAATAAAATGCCGTTGCTGAATAGTGAAGAAGAGTTTGAATTGACACGAGATACGTGGTTGATTGGCTACGAGTCTTCATTTGCGTTAAAACAAGTGGATGCCTTCGCTCAAATTGTTCAAACGCATGCGGAAAGACTGCGAAAGGATTACAAATAA